The Humulus lupulus chromosome 4, drHumLupu1.1, whole genome shotgun sequence genome has a window encoding:
- the LOC133829385 gene encoding regulatory-associated protein of TOR 1-like isoform X1: MFKIFTLASDDQYMIFICTSNPLLADSFSMAPQKALETIGKILSAQYERWQPRARYKVQPDPTMDEVKKLCNTCRRYAKSERVLFHYNGHGVPKPTSSGEIWVFNKSYT; encoded by the exons ATGTTTAAGATATTCACTTTGGCAAGTGATGACcaatatatgatttttatttgTACGAGTAATCCTTTGCTTGCAGACTCTTTTTCAATGGCACCGCAGAAAGCTCTTGAAACAATTGGGAAAATTTTGAGTGCTCAGTATGAAAGGTGGCAACCAAGG GCACGATATAAGGTCCAGCCTGATCCTACTATGGATGAAGTGAAGAAACTTTGTAATACATGTCGCCGATATGCCAAGTCTGAGAGGGTCCTATTTCATTATAATGGCCATGGTGTGCCTAAGCCGACTTCTAGTGGTGaaatttgggttttcaataag AGTTATACATAG
- the LOC133829385 gene encoding regulatory-associated protein of TOR 1-like isoform X2 — protein MVMITSRDSFSMAPQKALETIGKILSAQYERWQPRARYKVQPDPTMDEVKKLCNTCRRYAKSERVLFHYNGHGVPKPTSSGEIWVFNKSYT, from the exons ATGGTGATGATAACTTCCAGAG ACTCTTTTTCAATGGCACCGCAGAAAGCTCTTGAAACAATTGGGAAAATTTTGAGTGCTCAGTATGAAAGGTGGCAACCAAGG GCACGATATAAGGTCCAGCCTGATCCTACTATGGATGAAGTGAAGAAACTTTGTAATACATGTCGCCGATATGCCAAGTCTGAGAGGGTCCTATTTCATTATAATGGCCATGGTGTGCCTAAGCCGACTTCTAGTGGTGaaatttgggttttcaataag AGTTATACATAG